In the Arachis ipaensis cultivar K30076 chromosome B04, Araip1.1, whole genome shotgun sequence genome, GGTCAGGAGCGTATATGCCAGCTTTTCCAGCTTACTGTACCTTAGCTCCGCCCCTTGCAACGCCTTACTCACAAAGTAGATCAGTTGCTGGATCTTTCCTTCTTCTCGTACCAGGACGGTTACCAAAGCCTCATCAGTTACTACTAAATACAAGTACAGTGCTTCTCCATTCCTGGGTTTGCTGAGGACAGGTGGTGCCGAGATTATATTCTTAAAGTGATTGAAGGCTTCTTCGCATGCCGGGGTCCACTCGAACACTATCCCCTTTTTCATTAAGTTGAAGAATGGCAGAGCTTTGGCAGCCGATGCACCGAGGAAGCGGGATAGCACCGTGAGCCTTCTCGCCAGTCTCTGCACGTCCTTTACACATTCCGGGCTCTTCATCCGCAAGATTGCTTCGCATTTCTCCAGGTTGGCTTCCACTcctctttgggttatcatgaagCCAAAGAACTTTCCGACTTCATGGCGAAAGCGCACTTGAGAGGGTTGAGCCTCATGTTGATACGAACACGGTTTCTAGATCGCTGATGAGGTCCTCAGACTGAGTGGTCTTCACCAGGATGTCATCTACGTACACTTCCACCATCTTGCCGATAAGATTGctaaacaccttattcatcagcctttgataggTAGCTCCCGCATTTTTTAGCCCAAACGTCATCACCTTATAACAGTACGTACCCCCTAGTGTTATGAACGCCGTCTTCTCCTCGTCTGGCcagtgcatcggtatctggttgtatccagagtatgcgtccataaaactCACAAACTGATATCCTACTGCCGCGTCCACTAGGGCATCAATGTTGGGAGGGGAAAAGAATCTTTGGGACACGCCTTGTTGAGATCAGAATAGTCCatgcacattctccatttccCATTGGCTTTCTTGACCAGGACTACATTAGACAACCAGGTCGAGTAATCCAGTTCTCGGATGAACCCTGTTTCTAGTAGACTGGCCGTTTGCCTGGTCACCTCATCAGCTCTTTCCTGggacatttttcttcttctctgtgCCACCGGTTTGGCTTCCGATGTCACAGCCAGGTGGTGTGACATGAACTCAGGGTCGATCCCCGTCATGTCGGCTGGCATCCAGGCGAACAGATTGTCGTTTGCTCTGATCATTTCCACCAATGGCTCTTTCAAGTCATGAGGGAGGTTTCTGTTCACAAAGGTGAACTTTTCTTCCAAATCGCCGACCCTGAACTTCTCGAGGTCTCCTTTAGGTTCTGGTCTGGGCTTGTCATCGACCCCAGCGTCTAGGCCAGCCAGGAAAACCCCGAATGCATCTTTGGACTTCTTTCTTAGGGAGAGACTAGCATTGTCGCACACAACCGCCGTTTCCAAATCTTCCCTGATGGATCCAACCGACCCATCGTCAGCAACAAACTTCATCATTAGTAGCTTTGTACAAATCACTGCTCCAAACGCATTGATGGTTTTTCTTCCAAAGATGAGGTTGTAGGCCGGGAGTCCCTTAGAACAACAAACTCTGCCATTACCAACCTCTTCCCTCGTCCTCCTCCTATGGAGACTGGCAGGGAGACTATCCCGTCAGGTTTGATAAAGTTATCGCCTAAGCCGATCATACCGTGTTGGTGGTTTTTCAGGTCAGTGTCTCGGAGGCCCAGAGCATCAAACAAGTTACGGAACAGGATGTTCGAATCAGCTCCAGTGTCTACTAGAATTCGCCTTACCAGGCCAGTTCCCACTCTTACTGTGATCACCATAGGAGGATTCTCCGGCAGCTCATCAAACCATTGGTCCTCTGGTCCGAATGATATTGATGGGACCCTCCTGGAGGAAGGCGCGGGACTAGATGATGACACAGTCAAAACTTTGGCATCTTTCCTGCATGCCGACTTCAACATGGGGGCAACGTCCCTCCCGACTACAACGTTCACTATAGTAAGACCGCGTTCATTGTCCTCCTCGGGTTCTTATCTTGGTTTCACAGCGTGGCTCCTGTCATCACCAGATCGGTCACGATCCCGCCTCCTTGATTCTCTTATGAGGTGAGAGAACTCTGCCAGCTTACCTTCCCAGAACGCCTGCTCCAGAGCATCCTTCAAATCAAAACAATCTTGGGTCTTGTGGCCGAAGCCCTTGTGGTAGTCCCAGTAGAGGTTTTTGTTCCCTCCAGTTCTATCATTGAGTTGTCGGGGCTTCAACAGGATGCCTTTGTCAGCTATCTGCTGGTACACTTCGACGATCGGGGCTGTCAGGGGAGTGTTGTTAGTAAACTTTCCTACCCAGGGAAACGGCTTGAAGGCTTTAGCTGGCGCTCCGTCCTTGGAGTGCTCTTTAGGCCTTTCCCCATTTTTGGGCTGACGAGCATGGTTATAGGCACACTGCCGGTTGTTGGCTGCCACGACTTGGCTAACCTCTTCGTCGTTTATGTACTCCCTGGCAACGTTTTGAATTTTTTGCATCGTTCACATGGGCTTGGTGGTAAGGTGTTTCCTAAAATTTTCGTTCAGCAACCCATTTGTCAAGCACAGGCTGGCCACCAAGTCGGTTAGGCCGTCAATCTCCAGACATTCATCATTGAATCTATCCAGGTACTTCCTGGTCAGTCTGCCGCTTCTTTGCGTCACCCCCAGCAAGTTAATCGGGTGCTTAGCTTTAGCAATACGCGTGGTAAACTGAGCTAGGAAGGCACGTGTTATGTCCGTAAAAGTTGTCACGGAGCCCTGGGGGAGAGCGTTGAACCAGCAGATTGCCGGCCCTGCTAAGGTCACGGGGAAGGCGCGACATCTCACTTCATCACCCACGCCCTCTAGATTCATCCTAGCCTCAAAGGCTATTAGATGCTCTTGAGGATCTTGGGTGCAGTCATatctcatgtccgttggcttatcGAAATGCTTCGGAAGCCGGACCTTGAGAATGTAGTGGTGGAAAGGGGTCGCCCCCATAATCACAGGGCGTCGTGATGTCCTCCTTGGTCTCTCTCTGCTATCCTCTCAGATTTCCTCCTCAGTGTGCCTTGCTGGAGGTCGGGTGTAGATGATGGGATCTCACCATCTTCTCGGCAACTCCCTGCTTTCCCCATGGCTTTCTGATTCAGACCAGGGGATCGAGGTGCATCCAGAGCAATCCCTTCGGGAACTTCTCCCTCTGGTTCCCCTCCTCTGAGGAGACCGGGAACGACCTTGCCCTAGAGCTGGTTGGTAGCGCTCTTTGCTCGCTAGCTCCCGCTTCAGGTTCTGCACCCTGTGGCGcagctcttgcattattctggcgctGTCGCTCCCTGTTCCTCCAAAGGGGCGCCTCTCCTAAGAGCGCGAGGGAAGCTCAGGTCGCCGCGGGGGGTTCTTGTGCGTTCGCGAGAGGAAGCCACAAAGGCTACCCTCCCAGTTCGGGGAGCCATTTCCTCCTCGCGCGGTTTTCCTCCGTCATCTGCCTCCACAGGACCCAACAGAAAGTCCATTCAGGCCagtccccacagacggcaccAACGTTCGGTACTTCGGGTGCCGGACGGGTCGGTAATGCTTTCATGTGTGATTGTGAGAATCGGCCTTGATTGGGGTCTGGTGAGCGTGAACTGAGGCTTAACGACCTCCCGAGCTGTTGTGATGTGAGGGGGAAGccacctgcaatgacactccgaTGTCCAAGTCAGAGTTTTTACAGATGACAGTCAGAATATGGGATAGTGACGTACCGTGGGGAGGGATAGGGCCCTACCCATATATACTCTGTCAGTAGGACGGGTCCCACAGGGGAGGTCCCTTTCCTGGAGGTTTTCTCTCCCAGCTGTCGCGTGATTGGCTGCCAGAGAGTAGGTGTCCGGATCGTAATCCAAGCGTGCTTATCGGGTTGCTTGTTGGCACCTCGCCAGGTCGGCCAGTCTGACCGGGGCGCTGCCCTGTTTGGGCTGGGGCGGAACAAGTAGGTTGAGATTTAAAAGTGACATAATTAAGAATTAACAATGCTATAGGGTTTTTGAAATCATAGAAGACTCCATATATAACTCACATATTGTTAATCATGCTTTGACTAATGTTttatgagtaaagtatcgtttttgtccccaatgtttggggtaaatcctgTTTGTGTCCCTAatatttaaatcgtcctatttgtatccctaacgtttgtaaaagtgattcaatgttatcctgccgtcaattacacatcatgagtgctttagtttgagttttaaaaatctcttcttgaagttagaatacaaatgtctgggatagaatcgatgatctactccaaaaaatagctcatcaaatgttgaaactaattcctacaacatttacaaaatttacttttctagggacataattgaatctaaacacaaatagtgggtataatattaaaatcgaacacatccaagtgagacctaattgagaatgaatacatccaagtgagaataattgaaaattataatctgatttgttaatataattgatagtaggataacattaaatcacttttataaacgttaaggatacaaataggacgatttaaacgatagggatacaaataggacttaccccaaacgttggggacaaaaccAATACTTTACTCTATAAATATAATTTCATTTCAAAAAATGTAGGATTATTTTATCAATGTATTACAATAATAGAATATATATTTCGTATATTACAAGTCCTAACAAGTGAGAAACATATTCAAGTTATTAggcatatatattaattaattgttcAAAAAATATTAGCATATCGTTTAgactttatgtttttttttttttcattcttttgatTAGAGGTTGTACTTTTGTATTGGTAGGGTTTAAAGTACCCTTCCTTTTTGCTTGCCACTATCAAATATAGTAAATCCTGATATTTTggtgaaataaaaagaaaaatgattcAAGAATATATGCTAAACAAGAGATTATCTTTGGAGGACCCATGTCTGCCATTAAAATCATATCAAATATGTTTAGCAGCTAacttttaatttcctaatttaatTAGTCATCATATTTTTTTAGTTGTTCATAATATCTTTCAATCTAACAGACCAGTGACTAATCTGTTGTAGATCTGAACTCTATTTAAAGGTTTGCTGTTGTTGTTGACCAATAGATTACTGCACAAGACAAAATTCAAACTCTCAGACATTTACTGAAGCGGACGAGTAAACTGACCACTCGACTAATCTAAATTGGTTAATTAGTCATCATATTAGAGCATTTTTGTTTcgtaaaaaagataaaattaaagaattaacAGATAAAATGTTAAGTGGGATGATAAGAAAGAGGTAAATATTATTTATAACTGGTTAAGCCAACCAAATCAAACTTTGTAGTAAGAATTTGagagatttttttaatttaatttatataatattttgtttattatAAAAGTTTGTTTAgaaatctataacaatatataatggcaatATATAGATTTAGTGTCCAAAATTTCTTTTCAATATTACTCTTTCTAATTAACTTTTCCACTTAATGTTAGTTATTCAGCTTAAAAAACCTCCCATCAATTTCTCTCACCTTATATATTCACATTATTAGAGCTAACTTTGTACTTTCCATCCACATTGTCCTCTTCCTTATTTCATTCTCTTCTTTCCGTCTTCATCTACTCTTATTAATTCTTTTTTATCTCTCTATATCTTTCTCCCATTTATTAAATCAATTATGTAttgaaatacttttttttttgtctccaaAAAATTGTAAGAAGAGCAACGACTCATAATTAAGTTTGCTAAAAAAACTCCATTACaaattatcaataaaaattttatttttatgataacTATAAAAAGAATGATTATAACCTTTTAATAATTTGTGGGTAATGTCAGGTAATATGAAAGATATTTATTTATGTTGGATTAAATAACGGTTAAAAGAAGATGGAGTGTACATTTTTTGCAATTATATGGTTTATATAGATAATAAAGAATGAAGAGATTTTTAAAGGAGAAAAAAATATGCTTTAGTGAATttttgactgaaaataaattgtttCATCATTTGTGGGATCTAGAAGGAATGAAGACACGGGAAAAAAATTAGTCTTAGTTTATATGATTTAGTACTCATTACCTACTCTATGATACTATATCTGACTTGCAATTGAGTGTCAATTTTTAATgaacacaaataaaaaaattcattatATGCATATacgtatttttttaaaatttcaagtttaaattaaaataaggtTACACAATTGACTCACAAGATACACGCTGAATTTTAAATCTGACCTTTAAATGTCCTTTGAAATTTGATTTGTTATGtgttgattttatttttgttgtgtgttgattttgttattaaatttGATGTTGTTTAATCCGATTTGGTGTTTTTGAATCTGATTTGGTGTATTTTATGATGGTAAAGGTGCTGATAGTAGTGGTTgaggtgttggtggtggtggagaGTATTTTTGTGCATAACAAattaaaaggatgattttaatacgaaataaaATGTTCAGGACGATTCTAAACAAAAAATTACGtaagggacgatttcgattctgaccctaaattttaaggaccaaaacagtacTTATTCATATAATAAACTGTCCGGTTTAATACTCACTACGTACTCTATGACATGTATTCTGAGTTGCAATACAGTATCAATTTGTAacagacataaataaaaaattcttgaTATACATACATGTATTTTTTAGAAAATGACATTATGAAATCATAATATAAATTTATGATTTATACTATTATTTAATTGGAATATGCCATTAATAAATATATTTCTTAATTTTTTGAGATAAATACATTAGTTTTACGGTTGGTTTTCATATATCATATatttaaagataaattaaaattgtCCCATACAATATTAATTAGTTAACATTCAGTACTAATTATACTATAGTACTTTTATTTTAATGAACTAACTTTTTATtcataacattttttattttattaagtcaTATTCTATTTTATATGATTCTTGATTCTACTATTTGATAATGAATAAATTAACCATTTTTAAGTTTTGTTTTAAATCTTAGTTTATGTAATGACTAAATTCCCAATAAAATACGTTATGATCATATTGAAAATTGAGTGTCACCAACTTGCTTATCCAAAATTTTGACTATTTACTATTACGCCTGTAATCGTATTAGCGCACTATCAAATTTTTTGGGAAAAATTTTACTTTATAAAAAGATTTGCGATGGCAGCTAATTAAACATACACAAGCCATAATAAAGAATTAAGTAAAGCATACACAAGTTCaacattatatataatataacttATATCATAGATCATATGTACATACAAAGGTACTATCATATATATCATGAGTAAGTGTACAACCTTCACATCTTGTTACTATGTACAAAATCAACACTCCGGATCCTGGTCCATATAGGAAACCCCTAAGCTAGCACCCAAAACTAGCCTAGTCAACTATGTACACTCTACTCTCTCAGTTAACCTAAtcaaaagtgagagactaacacAAAAGATAGCTAACACAAAAAAACTATCAAAAGGCACAACCTCAACTCTTAGGCATCAACTATCATCATCAAAGAACATCACAATCACGTCAGAACACTCCTCAGGATCCTCGTTCTCATCATCAGAAATCTCAATAATCTCAGAAGGGGCCCTGACACTTGTACTACTAGTCTGACCAACACTCGTCGGTCCACTAATGGAGGCGGTGAGCGGCTCTTCGGATGATAGCTCAGATGAAGATACTGAGATCTTCTATAGGGATATCCTCCTTTGGTACATGCTCTGGTATGTGCTCCTCCATAGGCTCAAGCTTAGGGTCTACCTGATCCGCAGGTTGATCGGGATGCTGGTGAGGTACAAGACGGTCATAGAACGAGTGAAATGTAGCATTCGGGTGAAGCCACTGCAACAGAAACTCATAAGGCATATCGGGGTTGAAGTGCGGAGTGTTAATCGGATGATAGAAGGGGTGGTCACGCAGAATGTACATACAGGTCCTAATTTCTGTAACTACTACATAAAACATATGCTGTACAATATCCTCATATATATAGGGAGGGTCCATCTCATAAAATAGAACTCCGATCTCCATCTGaaggagagaaaaaaaaggggtaagaactgaaggattcttagtagggtcgggggtAGTTAGTCAAGTCAGGATTATCACAGTTCAATTAATTCATAATGAAATATACAAATGTCACAGAGAAGTATCTAGTCACCACAATTCAGAATAACATTAAGGAACGCATAAACACAAaaagacaatcacaaataatTTCACTGTATCAAGTAAAATACAAATGcacaacaaggatgatgcatgtcttgTCTTATCGCAGGTAataagctcatttgtcggttttgaTCCGCACCTgacgcaatccgactcgcaagtcaAATAAGGCATTCtagcggcataacctctgcaaggtttcgaaggcgctgattctccagttgAAGTATGttgaacatgacctctgcaagtacttgcacgCTAATTCTCCAACTGAAGCATGTGACCCTTTTTGTAGGAAGCCACTATATATACACTGGCATCCCCACCCAATCATTCACATATAAAGCCCACGGCTTATCACTTTCACGTCAGCACCATAACTATTTACTCTCcgtcaccctctcgtgaccttttaatcatttcataatCGCACGAGCCTTCTTATCCTTTCTCTTTCTCCAGTCTATTGCTTAATTATCCTTAGTAGTTTAAACTATCTTCGCACTGTTCACTCATCACTcactaagtattttatgaaaTAAGAAGAATCACAAGTTTCTTTAATTAAAACAGTGTCctctaaaacttttaagattactCTATTTACTATTCTCTGTTTTATTCTTCATAATACATATAATAATATTCTTATAAAAAAAAGTATCTttgataaatattaattttaaataagtaattttaaacaaatattttaaaccATATTTATAATACTCTTAAAACTTATTTTATAAAACCATTACtttcaaatttttattaattatctaAACCACGAACtccttaatattttttattttgaacctcaatattttataaaattatatttaaatcttCACACTCTGTTTCATATTTGTAAAAATAACCCTGAGTTTTTATAGAATACGCACGCGTTTTATTCCTgaactttatttatttataaaataaacccCCAATTCTCATCAAAACACAATTTTATTctcaaattaataatattataatgGTAACAAATACAATTCTCTAAACTCAAGAATATCCTCTCTTTTTTAAACCAGtttgaaaatatatataattttaaatccaTTTCTGAGTTTTACGGCTACCGATTCTTCacagttttaatttaattttttggcCACCAAATCTTACCAAATTTATCCAATTATGTACACAATATCAGCTCCTATATTATCACTAAAAACGTGGTCTTGGCTGCTTCCATGCTGGCCGAAACACAATGTCATCAAAATAtcaatttttcaataaaattaaacaTGAAAATACAATCAAATTTCAACAACACTCAATCCAAACATCAGTTCATTTATCAATCACAATTTTATCGGCAAGAATTTATCAAAATCCTACCTTCATAAGAAATCAAAATACTTGAAACTCTCGAGAAGCCTTCTGACTGAGCTACCTGTAACACCCTCATTactagaatgtcacgcttccggctgcgccactctgatagcaagaagtattacgattactttatatattaaatattaaaatgggagcctgtgactcgacaccgTATCGCTAATTTCTTGAAAAccagaaataaatactttataataaaaaaaacacaagcaagcatagattcatatacaatacTCTTTACATAGtatctcataatataatatacatgtaaaacatacaactcctatccctcttaaaaacttgtaataacaaagacgagggaagaaaataatctaattaatacaacaacatataaatcaAACGCAGTATAATTCTTCATAATgattcatccggttcctgaaaagataaagctgtaggggggtgagaacctaaccacatggtctcaccacggagtttcaaagttgtcataagaagatatttaataagaaaactattttcaagctcagtgattatcattgccttatgaatcttttaaaaaaatccaaTAGGTAATCtttcaaaaaccttttcaaagaaacaatgtttaatctttcagaaatccgaaacctttcctttcttataggAAAATCTCAattagaaaccaaccacgcaatcaaacaacacaatcattaattcagcaccaaagttcattctcaaatgtagcacgccaggacaaacaagcaagacagacaaggaaagcacaagtaggtagcagttacagcaaatagttcaagtagcagttaagaacagtttagtaattaggcaaaccaaaacaagttcaaacccaagcaaagaatacaaatgcatatgatgcatgcctgtcctatggctgatgaggctcatctgtcggttatccagccaacccgacaagtctgaattgtccttagactgtcccccgacgtgcatccccatgagtctatgcatagttttttctcaaataatcaatattgctcaatggaggtaacattcccgggaatttatatagtgcccggtcacacttacgtcataggatcaacagagtatcgagttttcaacctggtacacgtggtggcaagccacggcacttaatccagggaacctcgtatctcagatatttcaaattcataagccacataaataattcattcatcattcatcaatatctaagctcttctcaatatcatcatcattcgtcaatccataccccatttccaaattcattcaaaaatcatatttcaaatcaatcctcatcgttctttcttttcattaatcaacaatctcaattcaaaacataattctttcttttctaaataaatcaatctgAAACAAGTAACGTTTAagaactaaatctttttaaaccattacttcaaacaaaacttccaattttataaaattttggcagcatctcctctaaaattcagattctgccacccttttcgggtcccaaccaaaccaaaccaaacacctgttaatcagtcaaatcacttccaataacCATTATCACAACAGCAGCACTCAACCCAAGGAAATTACAAAATCCAGAATTCAATCAACCAATCCTATAAATCACAATTTAACCCGACTTCAACCAACAGCATCAATCAATAATTAAGAATTCTCGGTCTTCTcaaacagtttcaaaccaaacaaTCCCTCAAACACTTTTCGAATAatttccaaaatagcaaatcattctcaataaataacccgttttcaaatatcaagtcttttccaaatttattttgaaatcaaattccaatatcaaatcgggtttaatatcaaatcaaatttcaatattaaatcttttctaaaatcaaacCGTTTCTAAAAATTAACCTTAAAGACAGTAATAAATCTTCTTTAATAATCACAttcaaccaaaacaactcaattcaattcataagactcatgaaatcacaaaaatatattttacgcaTTAATATCGATTTGTAACAACcctgtaatgtaaaatagatttaagAAAAATCCTACCTCGAAAAGTCGAATCCGTAGGAATTAACCGTGATAAATCCGTTTATTTTAAATTCGCAGCAACAGTGATAATTCCAATGAAATCGAGGACACCGCATCCATTGGAATAGCAACAACGTTAATTTCACGGTGATGATGATGGTTGCAGCAGGACAAGAATTTTGAATCTAATATGATCAAGGACAGAAACAGCCCTAGGAATCCAAGACAAAGcaaaactaaaattattttaatacaaGAATATGACAACTATAGCAATGACAAAATAGAACATGCAAATGGATTAAGCCCAAGGGAAAGTTCAAACCAGTACCAGGATAATAGAATCAGAACCAGCAATAGCCCGGTCATTGGCTTTCAGCAGCGGCAACACCTCCACCACTGACTCCAATTGAGACAAACCCCAACAAACAATATAGCCAAGAACAATAGAGACAAATACAGGATATTTTACAGAGCAATAAAGGTTCAGATATGGTAGTTCTCATGGCTAGGGCTTACTGACTCACCATTAATGATGGCAGCGATCGGCGGCAAACGACTGAAATAAACATGCAGTGACGATAAAGGTTTCCGGGATTCAAAAGAACATAAACTAAACtttaaaacccttaccgacagTGCGTTCTCCGACGGCAGAGGCGGCGGTGGTTCCCGGAACGGCGGTGCACAGCGGACAGCGTCCTTTTCCTCCTCCGAAAGCGACACCCACGGTGGCCACCTCCCTGTTCTCTCTCATTCCCGTTCGAGCTCACCCTTCCGGCAAACCCAACGGTGGCAGCGGCGGCTCAACAGCTCGGCGGCGGGATCATAATCAAAGACAGTTAGGCAGCGATGGCTTCGCAGTGaggaaatttttatataaaaatatctaaaatgtagtcttaaataaatataatacatcataataatttattaataactttcaaaaatttagggtcttacatcctaccccacttataaaaatttttgtcctcaaaaattaaagtaatatataAGGTAATACATAGTCTTTGCACTCTACTTTTTAAACACTTTATAGAAAAGTATAAAATCTTAGTATGCATATATAAATATTCAAAACTTGACAAAAGCTTGGAGGAAAGTAGGGTGCCaatcaagataggcgttcacaTAACAAAATGGTAGCTAGTGTAGGAAAATGGCTACAAAGCAGGCTGGTATAAAACAACGGATATAAGGCTCGCTCACAGATCTCCTACCCATCTCAGAACTTCAATTTCCCAACTCCATCAATCATTTCACAACTCCATAACCCGTCAGAATCCTAACATCCGCAAACTTTTACGAGGAACAAACTGCTATACTCCTCATAACGTTGCACACTTACTAATCCATCTTTCACGTTTACGAATAGCATTTTTAAAGTTTCGTTTGCTACCCCTAAAAGTCGTACGTGATTCTAAGGCAATCCTCGAATTTATTTCAAAGAACACAAGACCTTG is a window encoding:
- the LOC107636193 gene encoding uncharacterized protein LOC107636193 translates to MGATPFHHYILKVRLPKHFDKPTDMRYDCTQDPQEHLIAFEARMNLEGVGDEVRCRAFPVTLAGPAICWFNALPQGSVTTFTDITRAFLAQFTTRIAKAKHPINLLGVTQRSGRLTRKYLDRFNDECLEIDGLTDLVASLCLTNGLLNENFRKHLTTKPM
- the LOC110271449 gene encoding uncharacterized protein LOC110271449 — protein: MRENREVATVGVAFGGGKGRCPLCTAVPGTTAASAVGERTVELPYLNLYCSVKYPVFVSIVLGYIVCWGLSQLESVVEVLPLLKANDRAIAGSDSIILIQNSCPAATIIITVKLTLLLFQWMRCPRFHWNYHCCCEFKINGFITVNSYGFDFSRNRMNHYEELYCV